accgaactaaaatctaaaccaaaccgaactgaaccgaaccgaattaaacccaaaccgaacccaaaccaaagctactttggttttaattggttgagTTTTTAAAAACCCAAAttatccaaaccaaaccgaatccaaaccgaacccgaaactaaaccgaaatgcccacccctatgGGCAACCATTCagcatttgtttttatttttaatattagtttttcaATGTTTTATGTGGAGtcagttttttgtttttattgcacatatgaaaaaggaaacaaagaaaTCTGAGtgcaaacaaaaaaggaaataaattgAGACGTATTCCAAATAGGCAAATAGAAAAGACTTTCATTTTCCAATTATTTCAGATCTTGGGGTCAATAAATAAACTTCCAAGGAATAATATTGACTCCATTATCTTCAATATTATTGATAAGTATCGGATTgtgattttatttcatttaggACGTTGCAGAAACTAAACTGCATTAATTGCgtggaaaagaaaagaaaaagtggataattaaaactaaattacaGTATAACAAATGGAAATGATTTCTTGCAACAACTAAGGAAAAATAAGGTTTCAAAGAAAGGGATGATAGCTAAGAAACGGCATAATAAGCCCTGTCATGACAGTCAACATGCCATGTGATTCATAAACTAAAATGTAACAAATTGTTTTCTATGtaatataaaatgataaatcaatacagtttttattctatatttatacTTTGTTCTCAATCGCCTCCAATGCGACAGCTAAGAGTTGTGCTAACCTAATAAATACAAAgattttgataatatattacTCCTAAGAAACATGTTATGTAAAGCAACAAGTCTCGCGCTCTGAACATATATTGTTCCCCAATTATAATCTTACATTGAATATGCTACAACTAACATTAAATATGCTAATCCGCCGTAACTTTTATTACGTGGCATGTTGCTGAGGCTAATTAGTGATGAATAGAGAGTGAAGTTAGCTACGTACCTGAACGTTTGTCGACAATGTTGGGAAAAAGGATGCTTCAAAGAAATTAGGGGATCACATACATGAAACATCACAgtaattttcaagaaaaatagaataactaGCGACCACTGCTTCTGAAGAAACCGCTTGCCGTTTACCGCAACTCTAAATGACATGCAGTCTCTAAGGATAAGACTCGGTGGGCCAAACGACAACGTGTCGCTACAAACCGTTCTCCACCTGTCTATCAATTTGGGCCTGAGCTTGAATGCAGAAGCCTAATCTAGTCTCAGATCAGCTTTAAAACTGCGTGCGGCTTTTGGTAATAAAACGGACGGACACGTAGTTAAAACTATTCAAACATGGGACAACTAAAGATGGCATGCAGTGTTAATACAATAGATACCATCTTCTCCATCTAATACAAGAAATTGTGTGGGTAGTTTTCTCCCGTTGATGTTTGAGCTCATTGCCTTGGAATTGGGAGAAGTAAGTCGTGCtatgttattaattatgttttcttcTGTAAGGTATCTGATCAATTATCTTCCGTTCTAATTATGTATTATCTTGTTAATTGTTTGCTAGTACTGCTTGTGGCACTAGAAAAAGTGGAAAGGAGCTCAGCTTCAGGGTCAAGGGTTGGAGGTAGCATTGCTTCAATCCAGAAGATTGCAGCTCCGGAGGTCATATATTTCGTAAaaacatattctttttttttttttgtaaactataaaaaaacatattcttGGTTCATTGTTCTCAGATAGTCTATGAATGACAAAGATCCCTGGGAAGAGTAGTTGAGCTCACGGGTTTACGAGTTGCATTGACCTGGGCATACCACTTGATGCTACGGTAGAGCGGGCTGCTCAGCAGTTCAGACAGAGAAGATATCGGTCAAATAACCTGGTTTTGATCGCAAGTGAACTACTGAAACTCCAAGCAACCGGTCTATCTCATCATGCTGATAAGGCACAGTGGAAAGGCAGGGGAGATGCTTACAAGACTGTTTTCAGCTCTACTCAGACTTGGGAGTTAATAAGAGAGGTGAGTCCGACAGTAACATGGAGCAAAGGGATTTGGTTTACACTAGCTACACCTAAATACTCTGTGGTTGCGTGGATTGCTGTCCATAATAGATTGGCAACAGGAGACAGGATTCAAATCTGGAACCCACTTGCAGATGCAACTTGCACTCTCTGCAAACTTCAGAATGAGACAAGAAATCACTTGTTCTTCACATGCTCCTATTCTATGCTAATATGGAGGACGCTCACAATGAAGTTGATGGGGAACCGATACTCCAGTAACTGGGATGATACTTTACATAGTCTTACGGACACAACATTGGACTGCAATACTCTGCTCTTGCTACGGTCCGCTTTCCAGGCTGCTATCCACTCAATATGGAGAGAGAAACGCTCGTCGTCACGGTGAGCCTTCTACAGATCAGTTACTGCTAGCAAGGTACATCGACAAACACATCCGGAGCCGTATTGATTCCATGCGTGGGAAACTACACAAGAAATATGACAAGGCTATGCAGCTATGGTTTGCATCAAGATGATTCTTCTCTAGCAAAGTAGAATATTAGGCttacaaaaactcaaaaacagCTGCATTCATtgtaaaaacgtttttttttgttttgattccaatttaacattcattcaaaaaaaaaaagacaaagatcCCTGTGAATGCAGATGCTTCTTGCCCTCCTGGATGAAGCCAATACTGGTTTAACCATCGGAGATGGAGGTGATGACTCAGAGTCTGAAGATAACAAATACAGTAGAAATAGCCGATCCTCTGCTCTTGAGCTTCTCAAGGATGAAAACGATGGCCTTAGTGTATGCCTTCTGTCTCAATTTTTGCTTTTTTCAGAAGTCTCAATAAAAAACTATTCCGTATAAATGTTGTGTGACAGTAAAATTCAGGGGCTATGTGGCTGAGCTTTTAGTCAATTTCATGTTGCACGAAAGACACAGTACATTCCCCTGCACTAAATTCAGCGTTACAGGCTGCTGCAAGTGGTCCTCGGTCAGAGAGGATGAAGCAGACACTTAAGATAGCTCTTCGGCTTCTTGATGTCTACGTTAGTGTTACGTTGCGAGATGCAAATGACTGTAAGATTGTTTACAGCCTTCCTAGTGTTCTTAAGCTGCTAAAATAGGATAAGTCAGTCACCAACGCAGTTCGACCTTTAACCACTGTTGAGTCTGTTCATgcttaaatttctttttttcaatgTTTATCTTTTGGCAGCTCTGATATGTGCATTAATCCCTCTACTCATGAGAAGAAACTCTACAATGTTTCAGGATAAGAACTTTTCTCATGAGGTAACATGCagcttttgttttgtataatatGATCtccttttctaaatttttgttttgcgTAGGATTAGGAGTGGCAGACCCACTTGATGACTTATGGGGTCAGTCGACACCacaaaaatttaatttgttgGCTATGATCATTTGTGGTGTAGTTGGTTTGATACTGCAGTAGTGAACCCACAAAAGTGGGGTTTGGGTGTCTTCAGTGACATCTTAGAACTTTTTTGACCccacataatttttttcttggGACATGCTACATGACAATGTCTCTTAATAATCTCCTCTGGATCTGAATGGATCTTCTATTGATATTCAACTGTTTTCAGATATCCCAAGGCTATTTTGACCTTTTGGTGTATGGACTGCGTACCTATATTACCGCCATATTGAGCCTTATCTAACAGAGATACGGTATGTTTATGCAGATTCGTTGGAGGGCTACTGGAGTTCTTGCTAGCAGCATTTCAGAGGTCTCCGAATTTCATTCCGCTGTTGAAACTaatgtctttgttttgtttccatTACTTGGTTTGTGCTGGTATCAgcattataattttgaataagaAGATTTGACGCTGCATTGGTTGATATGCTGAGTCAAAAATCAGTCTATCTATCTTCATGATAGGTTACATATTCTTTTGATTACAGCTTATTCTCTTAAAGTATGAATTTTCTGAAACTTGTTGTGACTTCTTTCGTAATGCAGAAGCCTATAATTGACACGCCTGGAGAAGCTAGCGATGACCCTGCTAAGGTCAGTTTCTAATATTTACACGGATGCTTTGTAATACTATCTCCTCTAAACATTTGCGTCCATAGAGAGCTAGCTTTACAGCTATGTTGGACAACTGGAGAGTATGGTGGTGAGGGAGAATCATAAAAGGATGCTGCTCGCGAGCTCTTTGAAAGCTTAGAGTTGATTTCTATATGAGAATCTCTCACTCATCAAGGTATTATTAACTTCTTTTGTTACTTATCACCCTGCCTTTCTCggcaagaaaacaaaaattggtACTTACAACAACACATCTCATTGCACATTCTAACTGAACAAGGAGGTTAAAGAGTTATTCTATTAATCTACTCTCTTAACACTTAATTGATTCAACTTGACTTAGATGATAATCttgtgaccaaaaaaaagatttagatGATGATGTTGCTTGCAAGAGATTATCCATATTTGGACTTATCTCTCCCGGTTAGACCCGGTTTCGTGTATACAACTGCAGATACATGTACCAAAAGATGTAGGTAGAGTTATTTGTGAGGGAGCATAGAGGTGAAAAACTGGTAGAGAGGGGAGAAAGATTGCATACAAAGAAAGTAAAGATGGGAATATGATTTGATGTAAAGCCTGTGAGGACGTTTCCTTGTGACAGACACGACGCGTCTATATCCGGTCCATTCGTTTCTTCTTTGGACATTGATGGATGGATGTGATTGCTTCTTATTGATTTGATGCATCCATATGgtcttcctttttcttttacgcgtctttttttcttgttcctTGTAATAAAGCCTTAACGCGTATTGAATTTTTCGTAACAAGAATCTTATTCACAGTGAAGTTCAGACTGCTCAGTAGATAAAGATCCAACTAATATCCAATAATCTATTGGCtagtaaacaaaataaagattTGGGTGACGTAGAGTCCCCTGAGATTTCCAGTCATCAAAAGACAAatgtttaattatattatttaccCTAGATCCTAATTCATTTTAATTACACGCATATACACACgcatcatatacatatatatatattcgttttGTGTGGTGTATTGTACACATCAACATCAACTCTATCTGTCCACTAGCTACTGTCCAATATCACATCAGTTGCTTGTACAACAGGAGAAACACAGATCAATTACAAAAGGACCCTTTTAGTTATTTCACCTTCCTTTGGCTCCTTTATACATTGAAAAATCTAGGGTTTTGTTTTGCTTCAGAGCTTCTGCCCACAATGGATATGGATGCCTTTAGTGGTTGGGAGAGATCATCTAGATATGAAGATGAAACCATAATGCCACCTGGGTTTAGGTTTCATCCTACTGATGAAGAGCTCATCACTTACTATCTCCTCAAGAAAGTCCTTGACTCTAATTTCTCTTGTGCTGCTATTTCCCAAGTTGATCTCAACAAGTCTGAGCCTTGGGAGCTTCCTGGTAAGCCCACCAAAAACACTACCACACCCATTCTCTCCTCACTTTCTTCATTTATAACATCTCTGCACTACCTGATTATCTGAAATCATGTCCTAGATCACCATTATAGGTTTAAAGTTTCAGACTTTACTCTGTTTTCACATAGCTTTAGACTTAAGAGCCACTACTTGAACCTTTGAAGTTTAGACCTTTCTCCTGCCATAAACCCTCACACAACATATAGGAGTAGATAGGGTCTTTTTTACAAATACATTGTTATAACTTAAACTTTTGTTTTGCTTTAGACCAACATGATTATAAGTCTTTGTTGCTCTGTTCTAAAACAGAGTCTTGatcatttctttttttgcaaAACCTTTTTGAGCAGAGAAAGCGAAAATGGGGGAGAAAGAGTGGTACTTCTTCACACTAAGAGACCGGAAGTACCCAACAGGACTGAGAACGAACAGAGCTACAGAAGCTGGCTACTGGAAAGCAACTGGTAAAGACAGAGAGATCAAAAGCTCAAAGACAAAGTCGCTTCTTGGGATGAAGAAAACGCTTGTGTTTTACAAAGGCAGAGCTCCTAAAGGTGAAAAAAGCTGTTGGGTCATGCATGAGTATCGTCTCGACGGCAAATTCTCTTACCGTTACATTACTTCCTCCACTAAGGTAAACCATTTCTCTACATTCAATAATCTGTTCACAACAATGTAAAcgtaactctcttttttttatagGATGAATGGGTTCTCTCTAAAGTTTGTCTGAAAAGCAGCGTTGTCAGTAGAGAGACGAAGttggtctcttcttcttcttctcccgtTTCCGTCGCCGGAGAAGTCTCCTCCGGTGTAAATGTCTCATCTTCTGTGATTGCTCCGATCATTGACGCCTTTGCGACGGAGCACGTGTCCTGTTTCTCCAATACCTCTGCTACAGCTCATCATGCCGATGCGAGTTTTCCGACGTACCTTCCCGCTCCACCGCCGTTACTGCCACGTCAGCCTCGACGGATAGGTGGTGATGATGACGTGGCGTTTGGTCAGTTCATGGATCTGGGATCTTCAGGGCAGTTTAACTTCGACGACGACGCAGGGTTCTTCTCACCGAATCTGCCTTCTCTGCCTCCGACGgttcttcttcctccattgTACGGTGGTGGCTCGGCCCTGAGTTTCTGGCCGTTTGCTATGTGACGTATCGTTATGCTGGTTGGTTGGTTGTATTAGTCTCGAACCATTTCCTTTGTTGTATTGTGTTGCTGTTTCATTAGTACGTGTTTGTAATGTCTTTACGCGAGTTGTGTAACATGACTTcttcctagtactactctcggaCCATTTGCTTGTCGCGattatgttttgtaataatGTCTTTCGCATGGCTTCTATTTTAATTTCGCATTATGGCTAAAGCAAGTCTTGTAACCAGACATCTACATGGGCCTAGGTTTGTGTATGGGCCTTGGCCCATTGGATTTTAAAGttcacaacaacaaaaaatggtTGTAAAAGTCCATCAAAAAAAACGGTAAAATTACAGTTTTAGACAACATCTATTTCTTTCTGGATAACACAAGTCCGAGAGCCAATTACAAGAGCAGAGAACTGGTGTTGTTCGGTAGTAGAAGAGGATCCATGGCGACATTAGTCCAGTGTCTTTCTTCCTGTGCGACACTCAACCCCAAATTCAAATCCCTTTCTCTTAACggagcttcttcttccttgtccACTCGTCGTGGTGTATGCTCCTCCCTTAGCTTCTCTCAGAGCGTTTCTCAATGTGTCGCCTTCTCCTCCGGTAATACCCGTTTTTTCTCAGAATcttgaattgttttttcttttaattaattgACGTTGGTTTGTTCTCTCCAGGGAATATGTGGGTAGAGAAGAATAAGCCAGCGAGGCAATCGATTGTGTGCGAGGCTGCTCCCACGAAGAAAGCTGATTCAGCTGCCAAGAGAGCTCGCCAAGCTGAGAAGAGGCGCGTTTACAACAAGTCTAAAAAGTCCGAAGCCCGCACACGGATGAAGAAGGTAGGTGTCTTAGTTCCTCTACAGTTTTAGTGACTAGTGTTAGGTTAATGACTAGTTTGGTTCATATTTATCCTCAAACATATGCTAAACAGGTTTTGGAAGCACTTGATGGGCTCAAGAAGAAGGCAGATGCGGTACCTGACGAGATTGTAACCGTTGAGAAACTGATAGGAGAGGCTTACTCTGCTATAGACAAAGCAGTCAAGGTTAGAGCGCTACACAAGAACACTGGTGCGCGTAGGAAGTCTCGGCTGGCTAGGAGGAAAAAGGCTGTTGAGATCCACCACGGTTGGTATGTCCCTGCCGCAGCAGCAGAAGCTGTCACCATGGCTGCGTAACAACATGGACAGAGATAATgggttttttttgtaatgtataattcaATCGCTTTCAGACTCTCTTCTTGTGTACTGTTGTGTCTAAGCTTCTTGTCTTCCATCATTGGGCTTGGTCTTGGTCTGGTTTAGTAAGATCTCAGTTCTTGCCTCTTGACATCATTTCTCGGTAATAACTCAATGCTTATCCTTCTTTCACCTTTGCGaccaaaccatgaactctaatGTTTCCCAACACACACCACCCGTTTAAGAATAATGTTCATAGCTTCCACATCACATCCAGCAAACTCTCTTGTATAAGAACACAACAAGGTTTCAGCAATCTCGACGTGCTTATACCTACACGGCCACATCAAGAGCCCACGAAACGCAACCAAATCGTCCTCTATCCCAAACTCCCTTCTCCTCTCGAATACTTTTACAGCTTCATCTACTTTGTGAGCAGCAGCGTACCGGTTAAGCCAAACTTCATACGTCTTTTCATCTCTTTCAGACATTTCGTCGAACAGATTGTTTACGGATCAATTGAGAAAGTCTATAATAACTTGGTTTCCAATCAGATCGATTTCGATTCACCACTTCGGAAACCAAACCTATTCCGCTCCTCTCGAGAATCAGCTCAATCTCTTTAAATTTCGAATCTCTTCGGAAGCAATACGTAAATGTAAAGTTAAACATTCTAGTGAAGGAACAATGTTCGGTTCGTGCTGATAAACTGAAAATGGGCCTATGTCTGAAGCCCAGATGCGAATGAAAGTGAATTTACagtaacaaataattaatatacacCGAAATGGATGATCGAGCAATGCCAATgtgtaagtctttttttttttttttttttttttgccaatgTGTAAGTTTGTCTTAGAATCGCAATAATTCTTAGGACAGCCGAATAAGTTCTAATATTAAGAGATTGTAACTGAGAAATTTGGTATGTATTTTCTCTTAATTCGTCCCCATGCAATATTAAAggtttttattagattttataaatggttttcATTTT
This genomic interval from Raphanus sativus cultivar WK10039 unplaced genomic scaffold, ASM80110v3 Scaffold2167, whole genome shotgun sequence contains the following:
- the LOC108806056 gene encoding protein CUP-SHAPED COTYLEDON 1; the encoded protein is MDMDAFSGWERSSRYEDETIMPPGFRFHPTDEELITYYLLKKVLDSNFSCAAISQVDLNKSEPWELPEKAKMGEKEWYFFTLRDRKYPTGLRTNRATEAGYWKATGKDREIKSSKTKSLLGMKKTLVFYKGRAPKGEKSCWVMHEYRLDGKFSYRYITSSTKDEWVLSKVCLKSSVVSRETKLVSSSSSPVSVAGEVSSGVNVSSSVIAPIIDAFATEHVSCFSNTSATAHHADASFPTYLPAPPPLLPRQPRRIGGDDDVAFGQFMDLGSSGQFNFDDDAGFFSPNLPSLPPTVLLPPLYGGGSALSFWPFAM
- the LOC130505315 gene encoding 30S ribosomal protein S20, chloroplastic-like gives rise to the protein MATLVQCLSSCATLNPKFKSLSLNGASSSLSTRRGVCSSLSFSQSVSQCVAFSSGNMWVEKNKPARQSIVCEAAPTKKADSAAKRARQAEKRRVYNKSKKSEARTRMKKVLEALDGLKKKADAVPDEIVTVEKLIGEAYSAIDKAVKVRALHKNTGARRKSRLARRKKAVEIHHGWYVPAAAAEAVTMAA